A single Curtobacterium sp. MCJR17_020 DNA region contains:
- a CDS encoding tRNA (adenine-N1)-methyltransferase, with protein sequence MSHTDDPTAALPHTAGGAPHTPPRGPFRAGDRVQLTGPKGKLTTLSLETAGEYHTHRGVLRHDDVIGQPDGSVIRASTGDEYLALRPLLNDYVMSMPRGAAIVYPKDAAQIVAFADVFPGARVVEAGVGSGALSLFLLRAIGPTGQLQSFERREEFAAIAQGNVGTFLGAVPDNWSVTVGDLVEELPGAVQGQSVDRVVLDMLAPWECVDAAADALVPGGLIVCYVATVTQLSRTAEALRDTGRFTDPMPSETLVRTWHVEGLAVRPDHRMVGHTGFLITARRLADGTVLPNLKRRAGKVEFSDEDIEAWTPGAVGERATSDKKLRKVARQSAAQARKVAAAEAGSAAAAAEAGSAAAAAEGSEPVSDASESVSDGSEPTDGER encoded by the coding sequence ATGAGCCACACCGACGACCCGACAGCGGCCCTGCCGCACACCGCCGGAGGCGCACCCCACACGCCCCCGCGTGGCCCGTTCCGGGCCGGCGACCGCGTGCAGCTCACCGGCCCGAAGGGCAAGCTCACGACGCTGTCCCTCGAGACCGCCGGCGAGTACCACACGCACCGCGGGGTCCTCCGGCACGACGACGTCATCGGCCAGCCCGACGGCTCGGTGATCCGTGCCAGCACGGGCGACGAGTACCTGGCGCTCCGTCCGCTGCTCAACGACTACGTGATGTCGATGCCGCGTGGTGCGGCCATCGTCTACCCGAAGGACGCCGCCCAGATCGTGGCGTTCGCGGACGTCTTCCCGGGCGCCCGGGTGGTCGAGGCGGGCGTCGGTTCCGGTGCCCTCTCCCTGTTCCTGCTGCGGGCGATCGGTCCGACGGGGCAGCTGCAGTCGTTCGAGCGTCGCGAGGAGTTCGCCGCGATCGCGCAGGGCAACGTCGGCACGTTCCTCGGCGCCGTCCCGGACAACTGGTCGGTGACCGTCGGTGACCTGGTCGAGGAGCTGCCCGGCGCGGTCCAGGGGCAGAGCGTCGACCGCGTCGTGCTCGACATGCTCGCGCCGTGGGAGTGCGTCGACGCCGCCGCCGACGCACTCGTGCCCGGCGGACTCATCGTCTGCTACGTCGCGACCGTCACCCAGCTGTCCCGCACGGCCGAGGCCCTGCGCGACACCGGCCGCTTCACCGACCCGATGCCGAGCGAGACCCTGGTGCGTACCTGGCACGTCGAGGGGCTCGCCGTCCGACCGGACCACCGCATGGTCGGGCACACCGGGTTCCTCATCACGGCCCGACGTCTCGCCGACGGCACCGTCCTGCCGAACCTGAAGCGCCGCGCGGGCAAGGTCGAGTTCTCCGACGAGGACATCGAGGCCTGGACCCCCGGTGCCGTGGGCGAGCGCGCGACGAGCGACAAGAAGCTCCGCAAGGTCGCGCGGCAGTCGGCGGCGCAGGCCCGCAAGGTCGCCGCTGCCGAGGCCGGGTCCGCAGCCGCTGCTGCCGAGGCCGGGTCCGCAGCCGCTGCTGCCGAGGGGTCCGAGCCGGTCAGCGACGCGTCCGAGTCGGTCAGCGACGGGTCCGAGCCGACCGACGGCGAACGGTAG
- a CDS encoding HAD family phosphatase, protein MTAHPPALVPPAAVLWDMDGTIIDTEPIWQRSQVDLTNRYGAEWTHEDGLSLVGSGLERSGELLRAKGVDMEVEEIIQWMTDYVMEHLRAGELPWRPGARELVEELHARGIPTALVTMSRRKMALVAAEALGERGFRVVVAGDDVDRPKPFPDAYLSAAAQLGVEPTACVAIEDSATGVASAVASGAVTVAVEHIVPLSEIAGGDVHLTTLSGVDVARLVELTTPALAARAAVTGGPAPDPAHAADTEGVTR, encoded by the coding sequence GTGACCGCGCATCCTCCTGCCCTCGTCCCGCCCGCAGCCGTGCTGTGGGACATGGACGGCACGATCATCGACACCGAGCCGATCTGGCAGCGCTCCCAGGTCGACCTGACGAACCGCTACGGCGCCGAGTGGACCCACGAGGACGGCCTGTCCCTGGTCGGTTCCGGCCTCGAGCGCTCCGGCGAGCTCCTGCGCGCCAAGGGCGTCGACATGGAGGTCGAGGAGATCATCCAGTGGATGACCGACTACGTGATGGAGCACCTGCGCGCAGGTGAGCTGCCGTGGCGCCCGGGTGCCCGCGAACTCGTCGAGGAGCTCCACGCCCGCGGCATCCCCACCGCGCTGGTGACGATGTCCCGCCGCAAGATGGCACTCGTCGCCGCCGAGGCACTGGGCGAGCGCGGGTTCCGCGTCGTCGTGGCCGGAGACGACGTCGACCGTCCGAAGCCGTTCCCGGACGCGTACCTCTCCGCCGCCGCCCAGCTCGGCGTCGAGCCGACCGCGTGCGTCGCGATCGAGGACTCCGCCACCGGCGTCGCCTCGGCCGTCGCCTCCGGCGCCGTCACGGTCGCCGTGGAGCACATCGTCCCGCTGTCCGAGATCGCCGGCGGTGACGTGCACCTGACCACCCTGTCGGGTGTCGACGTCGCCCGCCTGGTCGAGTTGACGACGCCGGCGCTGGCCGCACGCGCTGCCGTGACGGGAGGCCCGGCTCCTGACCCGGCGCACGCTGCGGACACCGAGGGAGTCACCCGATGA